Proteins from one Ktedonobacterales bacterium genomic window:
- a CDS encoding ABC transporter ATP-binding protein — MSKPLVICENLVRIYKVADLEVVALQGLDLEVAAGEMLAIVGASGSGKSTLLNILGGLDSPTAGACVVAGRALTHLSEAERVKYRQFVVGHIWQQSGRNLLPELTAAANIELPQVLVGVSQARRSLRAQELLELVGLGGMGKKKPDQLSGGEQQRVAIAVALANEPTLLLADEPTGELDSVTASEVMTLLHKLNQELDLTIIIVTHDVAIAAAADRTIAIRDGRTSTETVRREAPLTDTSFHFANGSTIIGLPGETHVESILIDRVGRLQLPKEAIDTLPFNGRALVRIVGDHVELWPPGAELPGRDSPSIPSAATQAKREGHSQ, encoded by the coding sequence ATGTCGAAACCGCTGGTCATCTGTGAAAATCTGGTCAGGATTTATAAGGTGGCCGATCTCGAAGTCGTGGCGTTGCAAGGACTGGACCTGGAAGTCGCAGCAGGAGAAATGCTGGCAATTGTTGGCGCATCCGGCTCTGGCAAAAGTACGCTGCTCAATATTCTAGGCGGGCTGGACAGCCCCACCGCCGGAGCCTGTGTCGTTGCCGGACGCGCGCTCACACACCTGAGCGAAGCAGAGCGTGTCAAGTACCGCCAGTTCGTTGTGGGCCACATCTGGCAACAGAGCGGGCGCAATCTGCTGCCTGAATTGACTGCCGCCGCCAATATCGAACTACCACAGGTGCTGGTCGGCGTCAGCCAGGCGCGGCGCTCGCTCCGGGCGCAAGAATTACTGGAGTTAGTGGGTCTGGGCGGCATGGGCAAGAAAAAGCCCGATCAACTCTCCGGCGGAGAGCAGCAGCGCGTCGCCATTGCGGTCGCGCTTGCCAACGAGCCTACACTCCTGCTGGCTGATGAGCCAACCGGCGAACTCGATTCCGTCACCGCCAGCGAAGTGATGACCCTGCTGCACAAACTGAACCAGGAACTCGACCTGACGATCATCATCGTCACCCATGACGTAGCCATTGCCGCCGCAGCAGATCGCACCATTGCCATCCGCGACGGGCGCACCAGCACCGAAACCGTTCGCCGCGAGGCTCCGCTCACTGACACGAGTTTTCACTTCGCTAATGGCAGCACGATTATTGGCCTGCCCGGCGAGACCCATGTGGAATCCATCCTGATTGATCGCGTCGGTCGGCTTCAGCTTCCCAAAGAAGCGATTGACACCCTCCCCTTCAACGGGCGCGCGCTTGTCCGCATTGTGGGCGACCATGTGGAACTCTGGCCGCCCGGCGCGGAACTGCCGGGTAGAGACAGCCCCTCCATTCCATCAGCGGCTACCCAGGCAAAGCGCGAGGGCCATTCGCAGTAG
- a CDS encoding ABC transporter ATP-binding protein has translation MEAAAITTTIAEARGVTRVFRTGSGLVHALRGIDLRIQPGELVALRGRSGSGKTTLLSILAGLDDPTEGQVLVLDKDLGKLGEVARAKLRRDKIGMMFQNAHLFPSLTAQENVEIPLRLALVPSDQRDKQAREALELVGLTPRAHHRGLELSGGEQQRVALARALVHKPSFIVADEPTGNLDSMTGRTIAALLRRTAHEQQIGLLVATHDVTIVEAVDRVLVIQDGRIVEG, from the coding sequence ATGGAAGCAGCAGCAATCACTACCACCATTGCCGAGGCGCGCGGTGTGACCCGTGTATTTCGCACCGGCAGCGGCCTTGTCCACGCCCTGCGGGGCATAGACCTGCGCATTCAGCCGGGGGAGCTTGTGGCGCTGCGCGGACGCTCTGGATCGGGCAAGACGACGCTGCTCAGTATTCTGGCCGGATTGGATGATCCGACAGAGGGGCAGGTACTGGTTCTGGACAAAGACCTCGGTAAGCTGGGTGAAGTGGCCCGCGCAAAATTGCGCCGCGACAAGATCGGCATGATGTTCCAGAATGCTCACCTGTTTCCCTCGCTGACAGCGCAAGAAAATGTTGAGATACCGCTGCGCCTGGCGTTGGTCCCTTCGGACCAACGCGACAAGCAGGCCCGCGAGGCGCTTGAACTCGTCGGATTGACTCCGCGCGCCCATCATCGCGGCCTGGAGCTTTCGGGAGGTGAGCAGCAGCGCGTGGCCCTGGCGCGCGCCCTGGTGCATAAACCCAGCTTCATCGTCGCCGATGAACCCACCGGCAACCTCGACTCGATGACCGGGCGCACTATCGCCGCCCTCCTGCGCCGCACCGCCCACGAGCAGCAGATCGGTTTGCTCGTCGCCACTCATGACGTGACGATTGTAGAGGCTGTTGATCGCGTTCTGGTTATTCAGGATGGCCGAATCGTCGAGGGCTAG